A single window of Sander lucioperca isolate FBNREF2018 chromosome 22, SLUC_FBN_1.2, whole genome shotgun sequence DNA harbors:
- the LOC116061563 gene encoding serine protease 27 isoform X1, with protein sequence MYNCFDMMFFVIVQQGEHHLFLLFLEICLEISQTTEIDYYPICVVSFSESHAQLNVCGAAPLNTRIVGGKDGPAGSWPWQVSLQRFGSHVCGGSLINREWVMSAAHCFSSTSTSGWQVSLGRQNLQGNNPNEVSRTVARIIFHPNYDRNTNNNDIALLRLSSPVTFTAYIRPVCLAASDSVFNSGTNSWITGWGALKEGVSLPFPKTLQEVEVPVLGNRQCNCLNGVGTITDNMICAGVLAGGRDSCQGDSGGPMVNQQGSVWVQSGIVSFGFGCARPNLPGIYSRVSRYQSWINSLISSDKPGFVQVTSRGLDADSSYTCPGLPAAPTTSPTTRPSTAFQSVNSPARGSRWPSAV encoded by the exons ATGTATAATTGTTTCgatatgatgttttttgttattgtgcaaCAAGGGGAACATCATTTGTTTCTATTGTTTTTGGAAATTTGCCTGGAAATATCTCAGACTACTGAGATTGATTACTACCCCATTTGTGTTGTCTCTTTTTCAGAATCACATGCTCAGCTTAATG TATGTGGCGCTGCTCCCCTCAACACCAGGATAGTTGGAGGTAAAGACGGTCCAGCTGGAAGTTGGCCCTGGCAGGTCAGTCTGCAGAGATTTGGCAGCCATGTTTGTGGTGGTTCCCTCATCAACAGAGAGTGGGTGATGTCTGCTGCTCACTGCTTCTCCAG TACAAGTACATCTGGATGGCAGGTTTCTCTCGGTCGTCAGAACCTGCAGGGCAATAACCCAAATGAAGTGTCCAGAACTGTTGCCAGAATCATTTTTCATCCAAACTATGACAGGAACACCAACAACAATGACATTGCTCTGCTCAGACTCTCCTCACCGGTCACATTCACAGCCTACATCAGACCTGTGTGTCTGGCAGCCAGTGACAGTGTGTTCAACAGCGGTACTAATAGCTGGATCACTGGCTGGGGCGCACTCAAGGAGGGAG TGTCATTACCATTCCCTAAAACTCTTCAAGAAGTGGAGGTGCCAGTTCTAGGAAACAGACAGTGTAACTGTCTCAACGGAGTCGGTACAATCACAGACAACATGATCTGTGCTGGTGTTCTGGCAGGAGGCAGAGACTCATGTCAG ggTGACTCAGGAGGTCCAATGGTGAACCAGCAGGGCTCTGTCTGGGTCCAGTCTGGAATTGTCAGTTTTGGTTTTGGCTGTGCTCGGCCCAATCTGCCGGGAATCTACTCCAGAGTGTCCAGGTACCAGTCCTGGATCAACTCCCTCATCAGCTCTGATAAGCCAGGCTTTGTCCAGGTCACCTCCAGGGGGCTGGATGCTGACAGCAGCTACACCTGTCCTGGTCTgccagctgccccaacaacttCACCAACGACTAGACCAAGTACTGCTTTCCAAAGTGTAAACAGTCCTGCAA GGGGATCAAGATGGCCCTCTGCTGTGTAA